In Bicyclus anynana chromosome 1, ilBicAnyn1.1, whole genome shotgun sequence, a single window of DNA contains:
- the LOC112050869 gene encoding NEDD8-conjugating enzyme UBE2F — MITLNRKLKKEHTEPQNGITVEPARRISIRDKLLVKEVQEMNENLPVTCSVNFEDPNLLSEFVLTVAPDEGYWAGGKFKFSVSVTEDYNMAPPKVKCRTRLWHPNINVDGDICLSLLRQTSIDEHGWAPTRRLKDVVWGLNSLFTDLLNFEDPLNIEAAEMYKKNKVEFQSKVQEYIAASKVKR, encoded by the exons ATGATAACGCTTaataggaaattaaaaaaagaacatacggAGCCACAGAATGGAATAACAGTGGAACCTGCTAGGAGGATATCGATAAGAGATAAGTTATTGGTGAAAGAAGTTCAAGAGATGAATGAGAACCTGCCTGTGACGTGTTCTGTGAACTTTGAGGATCCTAACCTTTTGAGCGAGTTTGTGTTGACGGTGGCCCCTGACGAGGGCTACTGGGCGGGGgggaaatttaaatttagtgtTTCTGTGACTGAAGACTATAATATGGCG CCTCCTAAAGTGAAGTGTCGAACAAGGTTGTGGCATCCGAACATTAATGTGGACGGAGACATTTGCCTGTCCCTCCTGCGTCAGACCTCTATAGATGAACACGGCTGGGCTCCCACCAGACGGCTGAAGGATGTGGTGTGGGGACTAAATTCCTTATTCACA GACCTACTAAACTTTGAAGACCCTTTAAACATTGAAGCGGCAGAAATGTATAAGAAGAACAAAGTGGAGTTCCAGTCCAAAGTGCAGGAGTACATTGCAGCCTCCAAGGTGAAGAGATGA
- the LOC112050868 gene encoding inositol-pentakisphosphate 2-kinase isoform X1 codes for MSLLGKRIKYINEGNAHIVLHVIDTDYVIRIIKENGVTANINTISNSVNYVNLVMVPLVFGFNKYRHEVIELPPEEIVKLSIYLKDIRPKHRLVKSVFSKYAIKAPNLAIISSNSENYCLELKPKEGFLSESFKKISKCYYCLKQHLKVDEKQIICKTDYCPLDLFSGDHIRMKRALINLIKNPQNNLKLFQNENIVYDEKSNMEDFEDLITKNIFSSVNKFNDFIIAILLNDGISNLILKESPDLKIVKPNYCYESKNLNANSFLYKLLAIQMVSETFESQPLNLNTIESEDLEYVPILITSMKENNIDLTNEIHRKKFMDTTNSKDLALISAVAKDCSVMISYSLTPNDKLPFVKIDNTDVYYSVSVTDLEPKSPKTLVKRQKTERKLLEIYEKLLNS; via the coding sequence ATGAGTCTGCTAGGGAAAAGAATTAAATATATCAACGAAGGTAACGCACACATTGTTTTACATGTGATAGATACCGATTATGTGATTAGAATCATCAAGGAAAATGGAGTAACTGCCAACATCAATACAATTTCTAACTCTGTGAATTATGTGAATCTCGTCATGGTTCCCCTGGTTTTTGGTTTTAATAAGTATAGGCATGAAGTAATTGAGCTGCCTCCTGAGGAAATCGTTAAATTATCCATCTATTTGAAGGATATAAGACCAAAACACAGGCTAGTAAAGTCAGTTTTCAGTAAATATGCCATAAAGGCACCCAACTTAGCCATTATCTCTTCAAACAGTGAAAACTACTGTTTAGAATTAAAACCAAAGGAAGGATTTTTATCAGAGAGTTTCAAGAAGATTTCAAAATGCTATTACTGCCTAAAACAGCATCTGAAAGTTGATGAAAAGCAAATTATATGCAAGACTGATTATTGTCCATTAGATTTGTTCTCCGGCGATCACATCAGAATGAAGAGAGCACTTATAAACTTAATAAAGAATCCACAAAACAATTTGAAACTATTTCAAAATGAGAATATTGTTTATGATGAAAAATCAAATATGGAAGACTTTGAAGATTTGATcacaaaaaacattttcagttcagtgaataaatttaatgattttataattgCTATATTACTTAATGACGGAATCTCGAATCTCATATTGAAAGaatctcctgatttaaaaattgtgaaacctaattattgttatgaaagtaaaaatctaaaTGCAAATAGCTTTCTCTACAAATTACTCGCTATCCAAATGGTATCAGAAACATTTGAAAGTCAGCCATTGAATTTAAATACCATTGAAAGTGAAGATCTGGAGTATGTACCAATACTTATTACTTCcatgaaagaaaataatatagatCTTACAAATGAAATACATAGAAAAAAGTTCATGGATACAACAAACTCAAAGGATCTGGCTTTGATATCTGCAGTTGCTAAGGATTGTTCAGTGATGATCTCTTATTCATTGACTCCAAATGACAAACTACCGTTTGTTAAAATTGATAACACAGATGTGTACTATTCCGTGTCAGTTACTGATTTAGAGCCAAAATCACCCAAAACATTGGTCAAAAGACAGAAAACGGAAAGAAAACTTTTAGAAATATATGAAAAGTTATTGAATTCATGA
- the LOC112050868 gene encoding vacuolar protein-sorting-associated protein 25 isoform X2 has protein sequence MAEISWPWQYNFPPFFTIQPHSETRAKQLEAWQQLIALYLKTNKQSTIDIRESQNSPLFNNSSINRKLTAEAILTILEDMAKSGKAAPVDKSKNVWEVYWHSLDEWGNMIYNWASANGMNNSVCTLFELREGENSVGEEFHGLDTNILIKALKSLEVKGKCELMEFDDNQGVKFF, from the exons ATGGCAGAAATATCGTGGCCCTGGCAATATAACTTTCCACCTTTCTTTAc AATCCAGCCACACTCTGAAACTAGAGCAAAACAACTAGAGGCATGGCAACAATTGATAGCACTATACTTAAAGACAAATAAGCAATCAACCATAGACATAAGAGAATCACAGAACAGTCCATTATTTAATAACTCGTCTATAAACAGAAAGTTAACAGCTGAAGCTATTTTAACTATATTAGAGGATATGGCCAAGAGTGGTAAAGCTGCACCTGtagataaaagtaaaaatgtatgggaggtgTATTGGCACTCGCTGGATGAATGGGGTAACATGATATACAATTGGGCGAGCGCAAATGGCATGAATAATAGTGTATGTACACTGTTTGAATTGCGGGAAGGTGAAAATTCAGTGGGAGAAG AATTCCACGGGCTCGACACAAACATATTAATCAAGGCACTGAAATCATTAGAAGTGAAAGGGAAATGTGAACTAATGGAATTTGATGATAACCAAGGAGTGAAGTTCTTCTGA